The following proteins come from a genomic window of Legionella cherrii:
- a CDS encoding DUF2282 domain-containing protein — MLIRDKLVQSVMTAFFVLVATGSSAADNNDTNSTTEKCYGIAKKGMNDCATATASCASSATKDKQKDAFILLPKGLCERIVGGSLKPE, encoded by the coding sequence ATGTTAATACGAGATAAATTAGTGCAATCAGTAATGACTGCTTTTTTTGTTTTAGTTGCAACTGGAAGTTCAGCAGCTGACAACAACGATACAAATTCTACAACTGAAAAATGTTATGGAATTGCTAAAAAAGGAATGAATGACTGTGCTACTGCAACAGCTTCATGTGCTTCCTCTGCAACGAAAGATAAACAAAAAGACGCTTTTATTTTATTACCCAAAGGACTCTGTGAGCGGATAGTTGGTGGTAGTCTCAAGCCTGAGTAA
- the bioD gene encoding dethiobiotin synthase, with the protein MKRFFITGTDTDCGKTYVTASLLHYFSSAAAIKPVASGCMEIENKLVNSDAQHLQKNSKISIHMDVINPWRFKAPVSPHIAAQNEGVRLSVSEIAEYCLNLQLEGIETLFIEGAGGLMVPLNDNETWIDFLKITKVPVILVVGMKLGCINHSLLTEAVLHANNIQCTGWIANCIDPNMNALSANIDTLKQKLTAPLLAVLPFAGDITMIDF; encoded by the coding sequence ATGAAGCGATTTTTTATTACGGGTACTGATACAGATTGCGGTAAAACCTATGTAACAGCAAGTCTGTTACATTATTTTTCATCGGCAGCAGCAATTAAACCGGTAGCAAGTGGATGCATGGAAATAGAAAATAAACTGGTGAACAGTGACGCGCAGCATTTACAAAAAAACAGCAAGATAAGCATCCATATGGATGTAATCAATCCCTGGCGATTTAAAGCTCCTGTTTCCCCTCATATTGCGGCACAGAATGAGGGAGTGCGTTTAAGCGTTTCTGAAATAGCAGAATATTGCCTTAATTTGCAGCTGGAGGGTATTGAAACATTATTCATTGAGGGTGCGGGTGGGTTAATGGTGCCGCTAAATGACAATGAAACATGGATTGATTTTTTAAAGATTACTAAGGTCCCTGTTATTTTAGTAGTTGGCATGAAATTAGGATGTATTAATCACTCGTTGTTAACAGAAGCTGTGTTGCATGCAAATAACATTCAATGCACGGGCTGGATTGCAAATTGCATTGACCCAAACATGAACGCTTTATCAGCTAATATTGACACATTAAAGCAAAAACTTACTGCCCCTCTTTTGGCAGTGCTACCATTTGCTGGTGACATTACAATGATTGATTTTTAA
- a CDS encoding alpha/beta fold hydrolase: MNININSYGKGFPIVFLHGWGFDSRVWLPLVLKLSMEYQLILIDLPGFGHSPIMDWDSFKRFLVSQLPPQFALVGWSMGGLYAIRFALEEPERVQSLINVTSSPRFLQADRWPGVSHDVFKNFYKKLLEEPKGTLNEFMELNGLTTHDRVHHLPNKLPSPEGLKLGLEILEDWDLREELKEFAKPTCFMFGRLDPIVSIKTMSSMQLNYPKFHYYLFKRAAHMPFLSHMDLFIEEIRGFIQ, translated from the coding sequence ATGAATATAAACATCAATAGTTATGGAAAAGGATTCCCTATTGTGTTTCTGCACGGATGGGGATTTGACAGTCGAGTTTGGTTGCCATTAGTGCTTAAACTGTCCATGGAGTATCAGCTCATATTAATTGACTTACCAGGATTTGGTCATAGTCCAATCATGGACTGGGATTCATTTAAAAGGTTTTTAGTGAGCCAATTACCCCCACAATTTGCATTAGTAGGTTGGTCTATGGGGGGCTTATATGCCATCCGTTTTGCATTAGAAGAACCTGAACGAGTACAGTCTCTTATTAACGTGACTTCATCACCCCGATTTTTGCAGGCGGATCGATGGCCAGGTGTTTCTCATGATGTTTTTAAAAATTTTTATAAAAAATTATTAGAAGAGCCAAAGGGTACTTTAAACGAATTTATGGAACTCAATGGATTAACTACTCATGATCGAGTGCATCATCTCCCTAATAAACTTCCATCTCCAGAAGGGTTGAAATTAGGTCTTGAAATTCTAGAAGATTGGGATTTACGAGAGGAGCTGAAAGAGTTTGCCAAACCCACATGTTTTATGTTTGGTCGGCTTGATCCCATTGTTTCCATTAAAACAATGAGTTCGATGCAACTGAATTATCCCAAGTTTCATTATTATCTGTTCAAACGAGCGGCACACATGCCTTTTTTATCTCATATGGATTTATTTATCGAAGAAATCCGAGGATTTATTCAATGA
- a CDS encoding aminotransferase class I/II-fold pyridoxal phosphate-dependent enzyme, which produces MAISQKIKDYTNQLAQGGLLRNRTINADDPSLIHFDSNDYLSLARHPRIAEGYQRGYALYPCGSGASMLLSGYHPNHRAVEEAFANLLAVDDCILFSSGYAANLAVTALLGQLKVHCFIDKEIHASIYDGLGLSQVNYTRYLHNNLNDLDRKLITYANGSALITEGVFSMSGQMAPLAKLSSLCSTNQSALLVDEAHSFGLLGTQGRGAVAYHGLTQNEVPLRIIPLGKAYAAQGALVAGKAEWIYALLQAGRSVIYSTAISPALSYGLLHALEFVVNAEDRRSKLTQLITLFRSYMKQSPLKWSDSITPIQQLQLGCPHLALYYARELKKKGISCCAIRRPTVSTKASGLRVILNYNHTPEQIRELFNQLSVIYEYKHQ; this is translated from the coding sequence ATGGCTATAAGTCAGAAGATTAAAGATTATACGAATCAGCTAGCTCAAGGAGGCCTATTAAGGAATAGGACAATAAACGCTGATGATCCGTCATTAATTCATTTTGACAGTAATGATTATTTGTCGCTAGCTAGGCACCCACGTATTGCAGAAGGATACCAGCGAGGGTATGCGCTTTATCCTTGTGGAAGTGGTGCCTCAATGTTGTTAAGTGGTTATCACCCCAATCATCGGGCAGTTGAAGAGGCATTTGCTAATTTATTGGCTGTAGATGATTGTATTTTATTTTCTTCAGGATATGCAGCAAATCTTGCAGTTACTGCCTTACTTGGGCAATTAAAGGTCCATTGCTTTATAGATAAAGAAATACATGCATCAATTTACGATGGTTTAGGTCTATCACAAGTAAACTATACACGCTATCTGCATAATAATTTAAATGACTTAGACCGTAAATTAATAACTTATGCCAATGGCTCCGCATTAATTACGGAGGGAGTTTTTAGCATGAGTGGCCAAATGGCACCTTTGGCTAAACTGTCCTCTCTGTGTAGTACGAACCAAAGTGCACTCTTGGTTGATGAGGCTCATTCTTTTGGGCTCTTAGGCACTCAGGGAAGGGGGGCAGTAGCGTATCATGGTTTAACTCAAAACGAAGTTCCGTTGAGGATTATTCCTCTAGGGAAAGCCTATGCTGCTCAAGGTGCACTGGTTGCTGGTAAAGCAGAGTGGATCTATGCTTTATTACAAGCCGGTCGCTCTGTTATCTATTCAACTGCCATAAGCCCTGCTTTAAGTTATGGCTTGTTGCATGCATTGGAATTTGTAGTTAATGCTGAAGATAGAAGGTCGAAATTAACACAACTCATTACTTTATTTCGATCCTATATGAAACAATCTCCTCTAAAGTGGTCTGATTCTATTACCCCAATTCAGCAACTTCAATTAGGTTGTCCGCATTTAGCATTATATTATGCTCGTGAGTTGAAGAAAAAAGGAATTAGCTGTTGTGCAATAAGAAGGCCTACAGTCAGTACCAAAGCATCCGGTTTGCGTGTCATTTTGAATTACAATCATACTCCAGAACAGATCCGGGAGTTATTTAATCAATTAAGTGTTATTTATGAATATAAACATCAATAG
- the bioB gene encoding biotin synthase BioB: MTQTKKHWSISEITALYEQPFNDLLHQAHAVHREYHQPNSLQFATLLSIKTGACPEDCGYCSQSGHHKTHVEKENLMSVAEVLKAAQEAKEGGAKRFCMGAAWRCPPDKAMNELQEMIKGVKSLGLETCMTLGMLNQEQAACLKEAGLDYYNHNIDTSPSYYEKVVTTRKFSERLDTLNNVREAGINVCCGGILGLGETREDRIEFLLTLANMETPPESVPINRLIPVEGTPLAKAQPVEGIELVRTIATARILMPKSVIRLTAGRTEMSDELQALCFFAGANSVFIGDKLLTEENPQRVKDKTLFSKLGLTEMV; this comes from the coding sequence GTGACCCAAACTAAGAAGCACTGGTCTATTTCTGAAATTACAGCTCTTTATGAGCAACCATTTAATGATTTGTTGCACCAGGCGCATGCTGTACATAGAGAATATCATCAGCCTAATTCATTACAATTTGCCACTCTGCTCAGTATTAAAACAGGTGCTTGTCCTGAGGACTGCGGTTATTGTTCACAAAGTGGCCATCACAAAACTCATGTAGAAAAAGAAAATTTAATGTCAGTTGCTGAAGTATTAAAAGCAGCTCAGGAAGCTAAAGAGGGTGGTGCCAAACGTTTTTGCATGGGAGCCGCTTGGCGTTGTCCACCAGATAAGGCGATGAATGAATTACAAGAAATGATTAAAGGGGTGAAGTCTTTAGGTTTGGAAACGTGTATGACTTTAGGAATGTTAAATCAAGAGCAAGCTGCTTGTTTAAAAGAAGCCGGTTTGGATTATTACAATCATAATATCGACACATCACCTTCTTATTATGAGAAAGTAGTAACGACACGCAAATTCAGCGAGCGATTGGATACATTAAATAATGTGCGAGAAGCCGGAATTAATGTATGTTGTGGTGGTATTTTAGGTTTAGGAGAGACACGCGAAGATCGTATTGAATTTTTATTAACTCTAGCCAACATGGAAACTCCTCCTGAAAGTGTTCCTATAAACCGTTTAATTCCAGTAGAAGGTACACCTCTTGCGAAAGCTCAGCCAGTCGAAGGGATTGAGTTAGTTCGTACGATTGCAACTGCTCGAATACTAATGCCTAAAAGCGTCATTCGTTTGACCGCTGGAAGAACAGAAATGAGTGATGAATTACAAGCACTTTGTTTCTTTGCCGGAGCGAATTCTGTATTTATTGGTGATAAATTATTAACAGAAGAAAATCCTCAACGAGTAAAAGATAAAACCCTTTTTAGCAAGCTAGGTTTAACTGAGATGGTTTAA
- the bioA gene encoding adenosylmethionine--8-amino-7-oxononanoate transaminase has product MVNVHQLISRDLKHFWHPCTQMKDFETCPPLLVEKAQGSYLYTNKGPLIDAISSWWCKSLGHGHPAVMSAITEQLNHFEHVIAANTTHTQLVELAEELAKITKKQHTFFASDGSSAVEIAMKLAIHASQIKGFTEKNQFIALKNGYHGETLGAMSISDLGIYKSPYTSFGLTCHFIQNIPYISGKKDLLWNDCDSYWPAVEKELEAVSDKVCAIIVEPLIQGAGGMLCYSPDFLKKLSSWAKSKDIYLIADEIMTGMGRTGQWLASHHADVEPDLICLSKGLTSGSIPLSCIMIDSSIFELFYADYASGKSFLHSHTYSGNALAVSAALATMRVMHEEKILMHAQNLGDYMFTTLTEIAQISGRLSNVRGVGAVVAADLEEIGHDRIGNKVYQQALNHGALIRPIGNTLYWLPPLNTSHEVIGKLAEITLHSIKGAYVTP; this is encoded by the coding sequence ATGGTTAACGTACATCAATTAATTAGTAGAGATTTGAAACATTTTTGGCACCCCTGCACCCAAATGAAGGATTTTGAAACCTGCCCTCCACTGCTTGTTGAAAAAGCGCAAGGCAGTTATCTTTACACCAATAAAGGACCTTTGATTGATGCCATTTCCAGTTGGTGGTGTAAATCATTAGGACACGGCCATCCGGCTGTAATGTCAGCAATAACAGAACAACTGAATCATTTTGAACATGTTATTGCAGCAAATACGACACATACCCAACTTGTTGAGTTGGCAGAAGAGCTTGCAAAAATTACAAAAAAACAACATACTTTCTTTGCCAGTGATGGTTCTAGTGCAGTTGAAATAGCAATGAAACTGGCAATTCATGCAAGTCAAATTAAAGGCTTCACAGAGAAGAATCAATTTATCGCCCTTAAAAATGGATATCATGGAGAAACTTTAGGTGCAATGAGTATCAGTGATTTAGGCATTTATAAATCACCCTACACTTCATTTGGTCTAACGTGTCATTTTATTCAAAATATTCCTTATATCTCTGGCAAAAAAGATCTTTTATGGAATGATTGTGATTCGTATTGGCCTGCAGTAGAAAAAGAATTAGAAGCAGTTAGCGACAAAGTCTGCGCCATTATTGTTGAGCCGTTGATTCAAGGCGCAGGAGGAATGTTGTGCTATAGCCCCGACTTTCTTAAAAAACTCTCATCCTGGGCTAAAAGCAAAGATATTTATCTTATTGCTGATGAAATAATGACGGGGATGGGACGTACAGGCCAATGGCTGGCCTCACACCATGCTGATGTAGAACCGGATCTGATTTGTCTATCCAAGGGATTAACTTCGGGATCCATTCCTTTAAGCTGTATCATGATTGATAGCTCTATTTTTGAGCTTTTTTACGCTGATTATGCCAGCGGTAAATCGTTTCTTCACTCACACACCTATAGCGGCAACGCACTCGCAGTGAGCGCAGCATTGGCAACCATGCGTGTAATGCATGAAGAAAAAATACTGATGCATGCTCAAAACCTTGGTGATTATATGTTTACTACTTTGACTGAAATAGCTCAAATTTCAGGCAGGTTAAGCAATGTTCGGGGAGTTGGCGCAGTTGTCGCAGCGGATCTTGAGGAAATAGGACATGATCGTATAGGGAATAAAGTTTATCAGCAGGCATTAAATCATGGTGCATTAATAAGACCGATAGGAAATACGCTTTACTGGCTTCCACCGTTAAATACAAGTCATGAAGTAATTGGGAAATTAGCAGAAATCACACTACACTCTATAAAGGGAGCCTATGTAACACCATAA
- a CDS encoding EAL domain-containing protein, which yields MRKICRNLTFFVYKRFKLFWIFFTIFLLAVFSYVNWHNNVTNSFTLVTEVSNKLSQKVDHLINDIFQSSYQIPSDQENKLSCSADIIPYLQHIVINHPQISGLAIRNLKHQIICSTLPYNQTFLLSRNLHQMIIGPLTTPMFNHPIYAIQKKIGDYQVEVVIMSSMLENMLKTPDSVSRTVTLYDVNKKKELIQVGKVNDESLISHLSSDSSFASERVFATAKLSSLNGVLLIVSEPKQVMMNSLWFNQILLALDVLVFSIFLYFVIKNIFIQHYSLHGAIKQALRGRQFYPVYQPLFDAECGTYSGAEVLLRWQDNYDEIIMPDLFIEEAENTGLIVPITLQIIEIAFKEAKNILKNQPTFYLSFNICALHFTDSHFFPKFYKLVQHYSISPKQILLEITERYLLDMNNKIYINRMHELRKTGYSLAIDDYGTGHSSISYLQYYPFNYLKIDKLFVHAIGTKAIAETLNDAIIHLAKKINLIIIAEGVETKEQHDYLLQNDVRFLQGWFFSKALYVEQLIELLQGEKNE from the coding sequence ATGCGAAAAATATGCAGAAACCTGACATTTTTTGTCTACAAACGATTCAAATTATTCTGGATATTTTTCACCATTTTTTTGCTTGCAGTCTTTTCATATGTCAATTGGCATAATAACGTCACCAATTCTTTCACCTTAGTTACCGAAGTAAGCAATAAACTGTCACAAAAGGTCGATCACCTTATAAATGATATATTTCAAAGCTCATATCAAATTCCATCTGATCAAGAGAATAAGCTATCGTGTTCAGCCGATATTATTCCTTATTTACAACACATCGTTATCAATCATCCACAAATCTCTGGATTAGCCATACGTAATCTAAAACATCAAATCATATGTTCCACCTTACCTTACAATCAGACCTTTCTCCTGAGTCGTAATCTACATCAGATGATTATTGGGCCATTAACAACACCTATGTTTAATCATCCAATTTATGCAATACAAAAAAAAATTGGTGATTATCAGGTAGAGGTAGTTATCATGTCCTCGATGCTGGAAAATATGTTGAAAACGCCAGATAGTGTTTCACGCACAGTCACCCTGTATGATGTAAATAAGAAAAAAGAACTGATTCAAGTAGGAAAAGTAAACGACGAATCGTTGATAAGTCATTTATCATCTGACTCATCTTTCGCATCAGAAAGAGTATTTGCCACAGCCAAATTATCAAGTCTTAATGGAGTTTTACTCATAGTATCTGAACCCAAGCAAGTAATGATGAATAGTCTGTGGTTTAATCAAATCCTGCTCGCTCTCGATGTTTTGGTATTTTCAATTTTTTTATACTTTGTCATTAAGAATATTTTTATTCAACATTATTCTTTGCATGGAGCAATAAAACAAGCGCTTCGCGGCAGACAATTTTACCCTGTTTACCAACCATTATTTGATGCAGAATGCGGGACCTATTCAGGAGCTGAAGTACTATTAAGATGGCAGGATAATTATGATGAAATTATAATGCCTGATCTGTTCATAGAAGAAGCTGAAAATACAGGGTTAATTGTCCCGATAACATTACAAATTATTGAAATAGCATTTAAAGAAGCTAAAAATATCTTAAAAAATCAGCCTACGTTCTATTTATCTTTTAATATTTGTGCCCTACATTTTACTGATAGTCATTTTTTTCCCAAGTTTTATAAACTTGTACAGCACTATTCTATTTCACCCAAACAAATATTATTGGAAATAACTGAGCGTTATTTACTTGATATGAATAATAAAATTTATATCAACAGGATGCATGAGCTTAGAAAAACCGGTTATTCACTGGCTATAGACGATTATGGAACAGGACATTCAAGCATCAGCTATCTACAATATTATCCTTTTAATTATCTTAAAATCGACAAATTATTTGTACATGCAATTGGTACGAAGGCCATCGCAGAAACACTAAATGATGCAATAATTCATTTAGCAAAAAAAATTAATTTAATTATTATTGCAGAAGGTGTAGAAACCAAAGAGCAACACGACTATTTATTACAAAACGACGTTCGATTCCTTCAAGGTTGGTTTTTTTCAAAGGCCTTGTATGTGGAACAATTAATTGAACTGCTTCAGGGGGAGAAAAATGAATAA
- the coaE gene encoding dephospho-CoA kinase (Dephospho-CoA kinase (CoaE) performs the final step in coenzyme A biosynthesis.), producing MVYCVGITGDIASGKTTVAELFSKFGMEVIYADKISRELTQKNKDAYTKIVEHYGRSILKEDHELDRNKLRKIIFSNHKERHWLEQLLHPLIRQEIKKRVDECTTPYCVIEIPLLITKKTYPYIKRTLLVCAPRETQISRLMQRDQSSKEQAQAILSTQPDSDTRLENADDIIINNIGFEELTKKVHDLHYRYLQESKKEQ from the coding sequence ATGGTTTATTGTGTTGGAATAACTGGTGATATAGCGAGTGGGAAAACTACTGTTGCAGAACTTTTTTCCAAATTCGGTATGGAAGTAATTTATGCTGATAAAATTTCGAGGGAACTGACCCAAAAGAACAAAGATGCATACACAAAAATTGTTGAACATTATGGTCGTAGCATTCTTAAAGAAGATCACGAATTGGATCGTAATAAATTAAGAAAAATCATTTTTTCTAACCATAAAGAGCGGCATTGGCTTGAGCAACTATTACATCCTCTTATACGACAAGAAATTAAAAAGCGGGTTGATGAATGTACCACACCTTATTGTGTCATAGAAATCCCCTTGCTTATCACAAAAAAAACTTATCCTTATATCAAGCGAACGTTGCTTGTATGTGCGCCCAGAGAAACACAAATATCACGGCTAATGCAACGAGATCAATCCAGTAAAGAACAGGCTCAGGCTATTTTATCAACTCAACCCGATTCGGATACACGTTTAGAAAATGCAGATGATATTATTATTAATAATATAGGGTTCGAAGAGTTAACTAAAAAAGTACACGATTTACATTACAGATATCTTCAGGAATCTAAAAAGGAACAATAA
- a CDS encoding endonuclease/exonuclease/phosphatase family protein: MKLITLNLWGGHIRNPLLKFINEHRDVDIFCLQEVYYNAHRKITKEDRELSLNIFADLQRLLPNHFAIFKPAVENVYGVAMLLKNNIDILGEGDINIHQKQHYPGIGLNHPRNLQWVECEINKKIYSILNVHGLWNGQGKKDTPERINQSYRIRHFMDTINTPKILCGDFNLRPDTESMHIIEQGMNNLITMNNIKSTRTRYYKKAEKYADYILTSPDIVVNQFIVMNDEVSDHAPLFLDFN, from the coding sequence ATGAAATTAATTACTTTAAATTTATGGGGAGGACATATAAGAAACCCCCTTTTAAAATTTATCAATGAGCATCGTGATGTTGATATATTTTGCCTGCAAGAAGTGTATTACAACGCTCACCGAAAAATAACTAAGGAAGATAGAGAACTTAGTTTAAATATTTTTGCCGATCTACAACGACTTCTTCCTAATCATTTTGCTATTTTTAAACCTGCTGTTGAAAATGTATATGGCGTAGCGATGTTATTAAAAAATAATATTGATATTTTAGGAGAGGGAGATATTAATATTCATCAAAAACAACATTATCCAGGAATAGGATTAAACCATCCTAGAAACTTGCAATGGGTTGAATGCGAAATCAATAAAAAAATTTACTCCATTCTCAATGTACATGGTCTTTGGAATGGGCAAGGAAAAAAGGATACTCCCGAGCGAATCAATCAGTCATATCGTATCCGTCATTTTATGGATACCATCAATACCCCTAAAATTTTATGTGGCGATTTTAACTTAAGACCTGACACAGAAAGCATGCACATAATTGAACAAGGAATGAACAACCTGATTACGATGAACAATATTAAATCCACAAGAACTCGTTATTATAAAAAAGCCGAGAAATATGCGGACTATATTCTGACCTCACCAGACATTGTGGTGAATCAGTTCATTGTCATGAATGATGAAGTTTCTGATCATGCTCCATTGTTTCTTGATTTTAATTAA
- the mutT gene encoding 8-oxo-dGTP diphosphatase MutT yields MSITVAVAVIIDEQQRILITQRPFHVPHGGCWEFPGGKLETDESSSSALIREVKEEVGLEVNQYHLLGEVHHQYPDKTVKLIIFLVNQFSGMPSCLEGQLAMKWVYQHELNPEHFPEANHAVIAMVKNYLLA; encoded by the coding sequence GTGAGCATTACCGTTGCCGTAGCGGTCATTATTGATGAGCAGCAACGAATTCTAATAACCCAGCGTCCTTTTCATGTACCTCATGGAGGATGTTGGGAGTTTCCCGGCGGTAAGTTAGAAACAGATGAGTCATCATCATCCGCATTAATACGAGAAGTAAAAGAAGAAGTGGGCTTAGAGGTTAATCAATACCACTTACTCGGTGAAGTCCACCACCAATATCCTGATAAAACGGTAAAATTAATTATTTTTCTTGTGAATCAATTTTCTGGAATGCCTTCATGTTTGGAAGGGCAATTGGCTATGAAATGGGTTTACCAGCACGAGTTAAATCCTGAACATTTCCCTGAAGCGAATCATGCAGTAATTGCCATGGTAAAAAATTACTTATTGGCCTAG